The Malus domestica chromosome 10, GDT2T_hap1 genome contains a region encoding:
- the LOC139188658 gene encoding uncharacterized protein, whose protein sequence is MERYYKKQCLNPHSNIPASPSSNIPSSPPSNIPNIPSSSILGSSQQNEVTELDEILANLPADPGHRRRMLDYPPNYREAIRRHYLQNNPCQPKDHIMPRKVSNNRCFVTRWFDNFKWLEYSIVKDAAFCRYCYLFKCDFDKEGNAGSDVFTEIGFTNWRKGLENFRDHEGGVGSLHNKALQQARDLMTQKQHIETFVIKQTDEARINYHTLLRGALDCTRWLLQQGLPFRGHDESFKSSNRGNYLELMQFLADHNDKVRKVVFENASKNLKYTSSDIQKDLVRACAIETIGAITKDMEGTFFSLLVDGSRDSSTKEQMAVVLRYVNKEGEVIERFLGVQHVSSTTSSSLEEAIERLFASTNLSMSKLRGQGYDGASNMKGELNGLKAKILNKYPQAFYVHCFAHQLQLALVAVAKGIEGVAIFFNNASILVNTIGSSCKRRDAFREKQLEQIKKALDIGDLETGRGLNQEISLMRPCDTRWNSHYGTIVSIIVMFEAVVEVLEWIKDDTKQDNFGEVSKLFHDIQTFDFVFHLFFMRLILGITNELSQALQKKDQDIVNAMALVEVCKQRLQSLRDDDFGNLLDDVQKFCQEHDIVVPNMEDLRFVPGKSRRKAPRLTNFHYYRVDLYFQVLDTQLKELNDRFNEVNTELLLCMACLSPVNNFASFDKAKIVRLAQLYPQDFDCMDLMNLPIQLDNYIHDMKMHSEFSSLRGIGDLAKELVKTGSCNCFGGESFFCYEDCENTIA, encoded by the exons ATGGAACGATACTATAAGAAACAGTGCTtaaatcctcattcaaatatTCCGGCTAGTCCTTCTTCGAATATTCCGAGTAGTCCTCCTTCGAATATTCCAAATATTCCTTCTTCTAGTATTCTGGGTAGTTCCCAACAAAATGAGGTCACTGAGTTGGATGAAATACTGGCTAATCTTCCTGCAGACCCTGGACATAGACGTCGAATGCTTGATTATCCACCTAATtatcgtgaagcaattcgtCGCCACTATCTCCAAAATAATCCTTGTCAGCCTAAAGACCACATCATGCCCAGAAAAGTTAGCAACAATCGATGTTTTGTCACTCGttggtttgataattttaagtggttggagtatagtataGTAAAAGATGCCGCATTTTGCCGTTATTGTTATCTATTCAAGTGTGATTTTGATAAAGAGGGAAATGCCGGAAGTGATGTCTTCACTGAGATTGGGTTTACAAATTGGAGGAAAGGACTCGAAAACTTTCGAGATCATGAGGGAGGTGTTGGAAGTCTTCATAATAAAGCTTTACAACAAGCTAGAGATTTGATGACGCAAAAGCAACATATTGAAACATTTGTGATTAAGCAAACCGATGAAGCTCGCATTAATTATCACACTTTATTGCGTGGCGCACTTGATTGCACAAGATGGTTGTTGCAACAAGGTTTGCCTTTTCGTGGCCATGATGAATCGTTCAAATCAAGCAATAGGGGTAATTATTTGGAGCTTATGCAATTTCTTGCCGATCATAATGATAAAGTTAGGAAGGTTGTGTTTGAGAATGCTTCCAAGAATCTCAAGTATACTTCTTCTGATATTCAAAAAGATCTTGTCCGTGCTTGTGCCATTGAAACTATTGGTGCAATTACTAAAGATATGGAaggtacatttttttctcttttggttgatgGATCACGTGATTCTTCAACTAAAGAGCAAATGGCGGTGGTATTGCGTTATGTGAACAAGGAAGGAGAGGTAATTGAAAGGTTTTTGGGTGTGCAACATGTCTCCTCTACAACTAGTAGCTCACTTGAAGAGGCCATTGAGAGATTATTTGCTTCAACAAATTTGAGTATGTCCAAGTTACGGGGACAAGGCTATGATGGAGCTAGTAATATGAAAGGAGAACTAAATGGCCTTAAAGCAAAGATATTGAACAAGTATCCTCAAGCATTTTATGTTCATTGTTTTGCACAccaacttcaactagctctTGTAGCCGTTGCAAAGGGAATTGAGGGTGTCGCCATTTTCTTCAACAATGCTAGTATTTTGGTCAATACTATTGGATCATCGTGTAAGCGTCGTGACGCATTTAGAGAGAAACAACTagaacaaattaagaaagctcTTGATATTGGTGATCTTGAAACGGGTAGAGGGTTAAATCAAGAGATTAGTCTCATGCGTCCTTGTGATACACGTTGGAACTCACATTATGGTACTATAGTTAGTATTATTGTCATGTTTGAAGCCGTGGTGGAGGTGCTTGAATGGATTAAGGATGATACCAAACAAGACAATTTTGGTGAAGTAAGTAAGTTATTCCATGACATACAaacttttgattttgtgtttcaccttttttttatgaGACTCATATTGGGAATTACAAATGAGTTATCACAAGCATTACAAAAGAaagatcaagatattgtgaatgcGATGGCATTAGTGGAAGTATGCAAGCAAAGACTACAATCCTTGAGAGATGATGACTTTGGGAACTTGCTTGATGATGTACAAAAGTTTTGTCAAGAGCATGATATTGTCGTTCCTAACATGGAGGATTTGCGTTTTGTACCCGGAAAATCAAGGCGTAAAGCTCCAAGACTCACAAACTTCCATTACTATCGTGTAGACCtctattttcaagtccttgatacgcaattaaaggaattgaatgatcgcttcaatgaggtaaacaccgaattgcttctttgtatggcatgtttgagtccggtgaataattttgcatcttttgacaAAGCAAAAATTGTTCGTCTAGCCCAACTTTATCCTCAAGATTTTGATTGTATGGACCTCATGAATCTTCCAATTCAACTTGACAATTACATTCACGATATGAAGATGCATAGTGAGTTTTCATCATTAAGAGGAATTGGTGATCTTGCAAAGGAGTTGGTGAAGACCGGAAG TTGCAACTGCTTCGGTGGAGAGagctttttctgctatgaagattgtgaaaacaccattgcgtaa
- the LOC103445556 gene encoding glycine-rich protein 23-like has protein sequence MVRWCIVVVLALVLGHTTARNVPMPNDTGFKDQKNVIGGVGGFSGVGDSGLPFAGAGAGVGGNLPGGLGGGAAGIGGAAGLGGLGGGSSGIGDLGGGGGGLPGFGGLGTGGLGGLGGLGGTSGLGGLGGLGGAAGGVGGGSGVLPSP, from the coding sequence atggtaAGGTGGTGCATTGTGGTGGTTCTTGCCCTAGTTTTGGGTCACACTACAGCTAGAAATGTACCTATGCCAAATGACACTGGTTTCAAAGACCAAAAGAACGTCATTGGTGGAGTTGGTGGCTTCTCAGGCGTTGGCGACAGTGGGCTTCCATTTGCTGGAGCAGGGGCTGGAGTAGGTGGCAATCTTCCTGGTGGGCTTGGTGGCGGCGCTGCAGGGATAGGTGGAGCTGCTGGCCTTGGAGGACTTGGTGGTGGGAGTAGTGGAATCGGTGActtgggtggtggtggtggcggcttACCCGGTTTTGGTGGCTTAGGCACTGGCGGCTTAGGTGGTCTCGGTGGACTGGGAGGAACAAGTGGCTTGGGTGGTCTTGGTGGATTAGGCGGCGCGGCTGGTGGTGTTGGTGGTGGAAGTGGTGTTCTTCCTTCCCCTTGA